The DNA region AAATCGTTGAAGATTACAAATATCCACATATTTCTACTGGAGATATGTTTAGATCAGCAATCGCTGAAGGAACTGAATTAGGAAAAAAAGCCAAATCATTCATGGATGAAGGTGCATTAGTTCCTGATGAAGTAACGAATGGTATTGTTGAAGAAAGACTTCAAAAAGAAGATACACAAGCTGGCTTTATGCTAGACGGTTTTCCAAGAACTGAAGCGCAAGCTAAAGAACTTGGCGGTATCATGACTCGCTTAGATCGCGACATTGATGCAGTTATCTACTTAGACGTGCCAGCTGAAACGTTGAAAGAACGTTTATCAGGACGAATCATTTGTCGTAACTGTGGCGCAACATACCACAAAGTTTTGAACAAACCAAAAGTAGACGGCGTATGCGATGTTTGCGGAAGCCATGATTTCTACCAACGTGAAGACGATAAACCTGAAGTTGTTGAAAACAGATTAAATGTTAATCAAGAACAACAACAACCAATCTTAGACTTCTATGAAGGTCAAGGTAAGCTTTATCGCATTCCTGGTGATATCGGTATTGACAATGTTTACGCTGAGATCCAAAAGATTTTAGATAAATAATTTTTGTTGCTTTAAGTCGCTAATTATGGTAAGATATTCGGGTTGACTGAACATTTCGTATTTCTATCCTATAATCAATTAGTGATTAAACGAAACAACCACCATTAGGAGGAAAAACTTTGTCAAAAGAAGATATGATCGAAATTGAAGGTACTGTTACTGAAACATTACCTAATGCTATGTTTAAGGTCCAGTTGGAAAATGGTTATGAAGTTTTAGCGCATATTTCAGGAAAAATGCGTGTAAACTACATTCGCATTTTGCCAGGTGACCGTGTAAAAGTTGAGATGTCTCCATATGACTTGACGAAAGGTCGTATCACCTACCGATTCAAGTAATGTAGAGATATATAATCGAGGAGGTATAACTGTGAAAGTAAGAGCATCTGTTAAACCAATGTGCGAACATTGTAAAGTTATTCGCCGTAACGGTAAAGTTATGGTTATTTGTTCTAATCCAAAACATAAACAACGCCAAGGCTAATTAAAGATAAATAAAAAGGAGGGTTTTCGTATATGGCTCGTATAGCAGGAGTAGATATTCCACGTGAGAAACGTATCGTTATTGCCTTAACATACATCTATGGTATCGGTAAAACGACTTCTCAAAAAATCTTAGCGCAAGCTGAAATTTCAGAAGATACTCGTGTACGTGACTTAACTAACGATGAGTTAGATCGTTTACGTGCAGCAGTAGATACAATCAAAGTTGAAGGTGACTTACGTCGTGAACGTGCTTTAGACATCAAACGTCTACAAGAGATCGGTTCATACCGTGGTATCCGTCACCGTCGTGGTTTACCAGTTCGTGGTCAAAACACTAAGAACAACGCACGTACGCGTAAAGGTAAAGCTGTCGCAATTCAAGGTAAGAAAAAATAATCTAAAAGGAGGTTAATTACACTATGGCTAAACGTCCAGTTTCACGCAAACGTCGTGTGAAGAAAAATGTCGAAACAGGTGTGGCGCACATCCACTCTACATTTAACAATACTATCGTTATGATTACTGATGAGCATGGTAATGCAATTTCTTGGTCATCTGCAGGTGCTTTAGGATTTAAAGGTTCTCGTAAATCTACTCCTTATGCTGCACAAATGGCTTCAGAAACAGCTACAAAAGCTGCTATGGATCACGGTATGAAATCTGTTGAAGTTTCAGTAAAAGGTCCTGGTTCAGGTCGTGAATCAGCTATCCGTGCTTTACAAGCAGCAGGTTTAGAAGTTACTGCTATTCGCGATGTAACACCTATTCCTCATAATGGTTGCCGTCCTCCAAAACGTCGTCGTGTTTAATCGATTGATGAACTTGGATATGCGATGATACATTTTCTCACGTTTTGAAAGGGGTAATTTGTCGATATGATCGAAATTGAAAAGCCAAATATTGAGACAATTGAAATTAACGACGATAGTAAATTTGGTAAATTCGTTGTAGAACCATTAGAACGCGGCTATGGAACAACCCTAGGTAATTCATTACGTCGTATCTTGTTGTCCTCACTACCAGGTACAGCAGTTACATCAATCCAAATTGACGATGTTTTGCATGAATACTCAACAGTCCCAGGTGTACGTGAAGACGTTACTGAGATTGTGTTGAACGTAAAACAATTATCATTGAAATTGTATGACGTAGAAGAAAAACAAGTAGAAATTGACATCACAGGTCCAGCTGACGTCACAGCTGCTGATATTATTGCCGATGCTGATTTCGATGTTATGAATCCAGACTTACATATCTGTACGCTTGCAGAAGGCGCTCGTTTCCACATGATTATGAATGTTAAAAACGGTCGTGGTTTTGTACGCTCAGAAAATAATAAAGTGGATTCAATGCCAATTGGCGAAATTCCAGTGGATTCTATCTACACACCAATTTCCAAAGTAAACTATCAAGTTGAAAATACTCGTATCGGAGAAATCAACGAATACGATAAATTGACTATGGATATTTGGACTGATGGTACAATTTCACCCGAAGAAGCATTAAGCTTAGCGGCAAAAATCATGACAGAACACTTGGAAGTATTCGTTAACTTAACAGACGAAGCTCGTCAAGTTGAAGTTATGGTCGAAAAAGAAGAAACACAAAAAGAAAAAATGCTTGAAATGACTATTGAAGAACTAGACCTATCAGTTCGTTCATACAACTGTCTAAAACGTGCAGGCATCAATACTGTTGAAGAATTGACTAACAAGTCTGAACCAGAAATGATGAAAGTACGTAACTTAGGTCGTAAGTCTCTTGAAGAGGTTAAAAACAAGCTAGCTGCTCTTGACTTATCTTTACGTCAAGAAGATTAATAAATCATAAAGGAGGATACTGACAATGGGTTACCGTAAATTAGGTCGTACTAGCTCTCAACGTAAAGCTATGTTACGTGACTTAACTACTGATTTAATTATCAATGAACGTATTACTACAACAGAAACTCGTGCGAAAGAGATCCGTCGTACAGCTGAAAAAATGATTACTTTAGGTAAACGTGGAGATTTAGCTGCTCGTCGTCAAGCGAACCAATTCGTTCGTAACGAAATCGCCGATGTTCGCGCTGAAGGTGAAGACATCGTTATCGAGTCTGCTTTACAAAAATTATTCAACGATCTTGGTCCTCGTTACGCTGAACGTCAAGGTGGATACACTCGTATCTTAAAAACTGAACCTCGTCGTGGCGATGCTGCACCAATGGTTATTCTTGAATTAGTTTAATAAAAACTTTTAGTGATGTATAAAACGGAGTGTCATGATGGTGGTTATACCCTGTATAACCGAGTCTAGCTCTATCTACTCCTAGCGTGATGAAGTTCGCTAGGAGTGGAATATATCCATAAGTCTTGTGAATAAATCAAGGCCAATTCATTTAGGTGAAAAATTGGTTCGGCATATGTGTTGTTTAACCAGCAGGTGTTTGGTAGCATATATGCTTTTTTATTTTCTAAAGTGGTTGGGGCTAGGGCTCAACCACTTTTTTGCTCTTTAGTGCGTCGTTTGTTGGCAGGGCTTTGGGAAATCTCAAAAATTGATGTTCTCATTTTCCTATACTATCGATATAATAAATGTATTATAATTGCGTAAATTGTCTCGAGCATTGACAATTGCGTGCTTGGCAATTTAGAGAGGCGAGGGTAATGAAGAAAAACTACTTTACACAGTTTGATACAATTCGATTCTTAGCGATGTTGGGTATTATTTTATACCACTATCTAACCCACCGTGTTTCTGGTGGTTTTTTAGGGGTAGATCTTTTTCTCGTACTTTCGGGATATTTAGTGACTAGTCAAATGGAGAGTAAATATGAAGCAGATATCCAGGAATCTTATTTTAAGAAAACCTGGGGTCGCATACGTAAAATTTGGTGGCCTATGGTCATTATTACAATGGTGGGGCTGACTTATTTACTACTATTTAGGCAACAGTTATTGGTCAATATCGGCATTAATCTAACCACATCCTTGTTATTTGTCAATAATTGGCAGCAAATACTATCTGGATCGTCCTATTTCGCCAATATGTTACACCCGTCTTTGACCACTCATTATTGGTATATAGCCGTTTACATGCAGTTTATGGTCATTTGGCCACTATTCTTCAAGGTTAGTCGACGTTTCACCAAGACCAAATGGCAATCCGGTTTGGTCATGCTCGCTGCCGCACTTTTGTCAGGCATCTTGATGGCGATCGTCTTCACACCCGGTGAAGATCCTTCAAGAGTTTACTATGGTACAGATACTAGATTCTTCTCTATTGCTCTTGGTGGGGCTGCTGCTCAATTGTTGGATATGGACCAACTGGCTACTTGGTTGAAGGACCGAGTTGGGCGCTTTCACCACTTTATTGTTGATGTGGTGTTGTTAGGCCTATTGGCTATACTCACTTATGGGATGCTCCACATGCTTGATGCAGCGACGTTCACTTACTATGGTGGAATGTTTGGCTTTGATTTATTAGCTGCTGTAATGATTGCCTTGTTGACTTATAAAGGCTCTTGGGTTGGTTTCCTACTGAAATTCAAACCCTTGCGGTGGTTAGGTGAACGTACATTCCATATGTATTTATGGTATTACCCAATCAATGTGCTATTTCATATGGTACCAACCAGCCAGAATTGGTTTACCAATAGTATTTGGCCACAAGTCATTTTGATTATTATCCTGTCTTGTTTATCTTATGCCTTACTAGAGGAAAAAAGATGGCCGGTGCCGGTTTTCAATGAAGTGCGTAACAACCAACCCGTCCATCTTTTTACTAAGGTTCGCAACTTGTTTAAAGAGCCGGCACCCTGGTTGACCCGCATTTTATTCATTGCATTTGCCCTCGTTTTCCTAGGAGGCGTGAGTGCGGTGGCGGTGTCTAAACCGGCTGACAATGTGACGGTAGAGGAGCAGCAAGCTGCTCAACAAGCCAAGAAGATTGAAGAACTGAATAAACAAAGGGCTGAGCAAGAAAAACAAGCTGACGCTAGTCTTTCAACTTATAAAAAGAACTTAAGTGAGGCATCATTAGGATTTTACCAAGGTATTCCTGATGAGCAAGCTCGGTTTGCGTATCAGCTATCTGTGACTTTCATCGGTGATTCCTTAATGGTGGGCGAATCAGAAGGTTTGTATACTTTGTATCCTAATGCAATTGTGGACGCTGCGGTTGGCCGCCAGTTATATACCTTAATTGGCTATCCAGCTAGCTTGGACGCGCAGGGTATGCTACAAGATGTCGTTTTGGTTGACCTAGGTGCGAATGGTGGCTTTACATCAGCACAACTAAGTGATTTCTTAGATGAGATTGGTCGAGAGAAAACGATTTTTCTAGTGAATACGCATGTTGATCGCCCTTGGGCAGATGATGTAAATAAAACTTTGGCTCAGGCAGCTAGTGACGAACGTGATTCAGTCTACTTACTGGACTGGCATGATTACTATACCAACCATGCTGAAGCGCCTACTTGGCTGAGTCAGGATGGGGTACACTTTAATTCTGATGGTGGGCAAGTTTGGTTACAATTTCTGACAAATGGCATGTATCAAGTCTTGAAAAAATAATACTGAATTGAAAGGCAATCGCATGATTTAAATGCGATTGCTTTTTTGCTAGGAGTATTAGGGGTATAATGACCCATATTAGAGCATAACCAAGAAGATGGAGGAAATGCGCATATGGCTGAGGATAAATTGTTATATTCAACACGAGTGCATAATGATCAAGGACTTAAAGGAACTGCTTGGGTTGAAGGGGAAAATGAGCTGCGGGTTCAAACATCAAGTCCATTGAAAGCAGATGAGCCGGGGACTAACCCTGAGCAATTGATTGCCTTATCATGGGCAACTTGCTTGAATGCGACGATTGAAATTGCTTTAGACCGACACGGGATCAAGGATGTAACCAGCGAGGTAGCTATCCAGGTAGACTATAAATTAAATCAGGAAACTTCTATTACATATTTCGTGTTTAAGGTGGATATATATATAGACTTAGCTCGAAATGAAGCGGATGCAATTGTTTATGAAGCAGAAAGCCGGTGTCCGGTATCGCAAATTATTGGCGATTATCAGCATGTTGAAATAGTTGTTCATGCTAAGGATGAGTGATTTATTAGTAGATATGTAAATGGGGTGCAAGAGGTGTCTTGACATCTAATGATTGCTTTTAATGGTGGATTTTAGTAGACTAAACTAAGTAAAAAACAAATGAAATGTCTTCAGGGCAGGGTGCGAGTCCCGATCGGCGGTAAAGTCCGCGAATTACCAGCTAGTGTGTGGGTGATTGAACTAGTGAGATTCTAGTACCGACTGTTACAGTCAGGATGGAAGAAGCGTATAGCAGGAGAGACAAGCTGGCGGTGTAGGGCTAGCCTGACTTGTTCTTCTTTAACAAACTCTTCCAAGTAACGTTGGAGGAGTTTTTTTAAAATATATAAAGTGAGCGAGGGAACAAGATGGGGAAACCGATTATTCAAGTTCAAGATTTGTCTTTTCAATATAGTCAATCAGACGAGAGATTAGCTATAGATGGGTTATCTACGACAATTTACGAAGGTGAGTGGCTAGCAATTATCGGCCATAATGGGTCAGGAAAATCAACATTTTCAAAACTATTAGTAGGCCTATTAGAAGCTAAATCAGGCATAATTGAAGTGGATGGAAAAGTCCTATCTATGGAAACCTTATGGGATATTCGTAGCCAAGTTGGACTCGTCTTTCAAAATCCAGACAACCAATTTGTGGGCGCTACTGTAGAAGATGATGTGGCTTTTGCCTTGGAAAATATGGGCATGCCGGTTGATGAGATGCATGAGAGGGTGGAGTCTGCCCTAAAACGGGTTAAAATGTGGGACTACCGCGACAAGGAACCAGCAGCCTTATCTGGTGGTCAAAAGCAACGGGTTGCGATTGCGGGCGTGATTGCTATGGCACCAAAAATCATTATTTTAGATGAATCGACTTCAATGTTAGATCCTGAAGGTCGGGACGAATTGATGGCAATTGTGGCGGATATCAAACAAGATAAGGCCCTAACTGTGATTTCGATTACCCATGATTTAAATGAGGCGGCGGAAGCAGACCGTATGCTTGTTTTTAAAGAGGGACAAATTATTAAAGAAGGACGGCCAGCTGATATCTTTACTTATGGTCATGAGTTGACTGAAGTTGGGTTGGACGTGCCTTTTTCCGAGCAACTAAAAAGTGCCCTAGCAAAACGTGGGGTTGCTGTGCCGGATGCGTATTTTGATGAAGAAGGGTTGGGTGAATGGTTATGCAAATCGTATTTGAACAAGTAGGCTTTACCTATGGCGCGGGCACACCATTCGCTAGTGAAGCTCTCCATGATATTAACGTGACGATTCCTGACGGGTCATATACGGCGATTATCGGCCATACTGGGTCAGGGAAGTCGACCATTACCCAACACCTTAACGCCTTGGTGCAACCCACTGTGGGCCAAGTTCGGATTGGTGAGGCGGTGGTGTCAGCTGACTCTAAACCAAAAGACTTGAAGAAGATCCGCCAACGAGTAGGGATGGTCTTCCAATTTCCTGAAGGGCAACTATTTGAAGAAACTGTCCTTAAAGATGTGATGTTTGGGCCCATGAATTTTGGTGACGATGAAGCAACGGCCCGCGAGAAAGCTGAAGCGGCTTTAGCTGCAGTTGGGATTGCCTCGACTTTATTTGAGCGGTCACCCTTTGAGTTATCTGGTGGGCAAATGCGTCGGGTGGCGATTGCCGGGGTAATTGCCATGAATCCTGAAGTATTGGTTTTAGATGAACCAACAGCTGGATTAGATCCTAAAGGACGCATTGCGATGATGAATATGTTTGACCGTTTATACCATGACCAAGGCCTAACAATCGTTTTAGTGACCCATCAAATGGAAGATGTGGCCGCTTATGCTAATCATGTGATTGTGATGGATGCGGGGACTTGTGTGAAAGAAGGGGCACCGGCTGAAGTATTTGCAGACCCTGATTGGTTAGCCAGCCACCAATTGGCTTTGCCGGATGCAGCTGACTTTGCTTTCGACTTACAAAATAAATTACAACGTTCACTTTGGGACAATGAGATAGAAGTCCCCTTAACTGTCGATGCTTTGGCTGATTTGATTGTAGACCAATTAGATTTACCAACAAGCGTCAATTCGGCTGCCAACACTAAGGAAGGAGACCAATAATAAATGAAAGATAAATTGATTATTGGCCGGTATATTCCCGGTAATTCCTTAATGCACAAGTTAGATCCTCGTGTAAAACTAGTTGGTTTAATTGTCATGATGTTATTAGTCTTTGCAGCAACCAATTTAACAACGAACTTAATCATGATTGCAGTGGTTACGAGTTTGGTCTTTTTAACAGGTATTTCGCTAAGGGTATTTTTACGTGGTTTAAAACCCATGATTGCTATTATCATTTTTACGGTAGCCCTACAAATCCTCTTTACGCATACTGGGGACGTCCTGTGGTCTTTCGGTCCACTAGCCTTAACAACTGGTGGTTTATCCAATGCGGCCTATATTTTTGTCCGCTTCCTATTGATTATTTTCCTATCGACGATTTTGACTTTGACTACTCAACCCTTGGCTATTACCGATGCCATGGAAGCCTTGCTGAAGCCTGTTCGTAACATTTTGCCAGTCCATGAGATTGCCTTAATGTTATCGATTGCCTTGCGATTTGTCCCGACCCTACTAGAAGAGGCAGATAAGATCATGAATGCACAGCGGGCACGTGGTGTAGACTTTTCAGAAGGGAATATCCTTGAGCGGGTAAAAGCCTTTATTCCAGTTCTAATTCCCTTGTTTATTTCTGCCTTTAACCGAGCTTACGACCTAGCCACTGCCATGGAAGCGCGTGGTTACAAGGGTGGTGAAGGCCGGACCAAGTACCGTCAATTGCATTGGGGCAAACTAGATACCCTTGCTAGTATCTGTCTTGCGGTTTTGACCGTTGTCATGATTATCTTATAGCCACTAGTAGAAGGAGGGCGCATTTTGCCTAGATTTAAAGTAACCTTGCAATACGACGGAACACCCTTTGTCGGCTTCCAAGTGCAACCAAATGGCCACACGGTACAAGAAGCCCTTGAAAAAGCCTTAAAGCTCATGTCAAAAGGACAGACGATTCCTGTTGTTGGGTCAGGCCGGACCGATTCAGGTGTTCATGCCCTTGGCCAAGTCATTCATTTTGACTATCCAGCGGAAATTGGTGAGGAAGCGGTCTTAAGGGCAATGAATTCAATCCTTGATGATGCTATTCGAATCACTAAGGTTGAACGGGTGGAAGATGATTTCCATGCCCGTTTTCATACTAACGGTAAGAAGTATATTTACAAGGTAGATACGTCCAAGTTTCCGTCACCATTTACTAGACAGTATATGTACCACCATCCCTACCGAACGGATATTAAGCGTATGCAGGAGGCCTTAAAGGACATTATCGGCGTTCATGATTTTAAGTCCTTCTGTTCGACTAAAACAGATAAAACCAACTTTGTCCGAGAAATTTACCGGGCCGAAGTGACGGCTGACCCGGATGCAGAAACCTTGACCTTTGTCTTTGAAGGGTCAGGGTTCTTGTACAATATGGTCCGGATTTTGGTGGGCACAACGCTTCAAATTGGGGACGGGTTAAGACCAGTTGACGAGATGAAACGGTTGATCGCAGCCGAAGACCGGAATGAAGCAGGACCCACAGCAGCCGCACATGGCTTATATTTAGCGGAGGTTTATTACCTAGGGCTAGAAGGTCGCCGGCAGGCTTCCAAGGCTTATAGCGACTATAAAGCTGGTTTAGGGACTCCTGTGGATGCAAGTGTGGACTTAGATGCAAAT from Aerococcus urinaeequi includes:
- a CDS encoding energy-coupling factor transporter transmembrane component T family protein, which translates into the protein MKDKLIIGRYIPGNSLMHKLDPRVKLVGLIVMMLLVFAATNLTTNLIMIAVVTSLVFLTGISLRVFLRGLKPMIAIIIFTVALQILFTHTGDVLWSFGPLALTTGGLSNAAYIFVRFLLIIFLSTILTLTTQPLAITDAMEALLKPVRNILPVHEIALMLSIALRFVPTLLEEADKIMNAQRARGVDFSEGNILERVKAFIPVLIPLFISAFNRAYDLATAMEARGYKGGEGRTKYRQLHWGKLDTLASICLAVLTVVMIIL
- the truA gene encoding tRNA pseudouridine(38-40) synthase TruA is translated as MPRFKVTLQYDGTPFVGFQVQPNGHTVQEALEKALKLMSKGQTIPVVGSGRTDSGVHALGQVIHFDYPAEIGEEAVLRAMNSILDDAIRITKVERVEDDFHARFHTNGKKYIYKVDTSKFPSPFTRQYMYHHPYRTDIKRMQEALKDIIGVHDFKSFCSTKTDKTNFVREIYRAEVTADPDAETLTFVFEGSGFLYNMVRILVGTTLQIGDGLRPVDEMKRLIAAEDRNEAGPTAAAHGLYLAEVYYLGLEGRRQASKAYSDYKAGLGTPVDASVDLDANSDEDF
- a CDS encoding energy-coupling factor ABC transporter ATP-binding protein, with protein sequence MGKPIIQVQDLSFQYSQSDERLAIDGLSTTIYEGEWLAIIGHNGSGKSTFSKLLVGLLEAKSGIIEVDGKVLSMETLWDIRSQVGLVFQNPDNQFVGATVEDDVAFALENMGMPVDEMHERVESALKRVKMWDYRDKEPAALSGGQKQRVAIAGVIAMAPKIIILDESTSMLDPEGRDELMAIVADIKQDKALTVISITHDLNEAAEADRMLVFKEGQIIKEGRPADIFTYGHELTEVGLDVPFSEQLKSALAKRGVAVPDAYFDEEGLGEWLCKSYLNK
- a CDS encoding DNA-directed RNA polymerase subunit alpha; translated protein: MIEIEKPNIETIEINDDSKFGKFVVEPLERGYGTTLGNSLRRILLSSLPGTAVTSIQIDDVLHEYSTVPGVREDVTEIVLNVKQLSLKLYDVEEKQVEIDITGPADVTAADIIADADFDVMNPDLHICTLAEGARFHMIMNVKNGRGFVRSENNKVDSMPIGEIPVDSIYTPISKVNYQVENTRIGEINEYDKLTMDIWTDGTISPEEALSLAAKIMTEHLEVFVNLTDEARQVEVMVEKEETQKEKMLEMTIEELDLSVRSYNCLKRAGINTVEELTNKSEPEMMKVRNLGRKSLEEVKNKLAALDLSLRQED
- a CDS encoding adenylate kinase, whose translation is MNIILMGLPGAGKGTQAAKIVEDYKYPHISTGDMFRSAIAEGTELGKKAKSFMDEGALVPDEVTNGIVEERLQKEDTQAGFMLDGFPRTEAQAKELGGIMTRLDRDIDAVIYLDVPAETLKERLSGRIICRNCGATYHKVLNKPKVDGVCDVCGSHDFYQREDDKPEVVENRLNVNQEQQQPILDFYEGQGKLYRIPGDIGIDNVYAEIQKILDK
- a CDS encoding energy-coupling factor ABC transporter ATP-binding protein, with protein sequence MQIVFEQVGFTYGAGTPFASEALHDINVTIPDGSYTAIIGHTGSGKSTITQHLNALVQPTVGQVRIGEAVVSADSKPKDLKKIRQRVGMVFQFPEGQLFEETVLKDVMFGPMNFGDDEATAREKAEAALAAVGIASTLFERSPFELSGGQMRRVAIAGVIAMNPEVLVLDEPTAGLDPKGRIAMMNMFDRLYHDQGLTIVLVTHQMEDVAAYANHVIVMDAGTCVKEGAPAEVFADPDWLASHQLALPDAADFAFDLQNKLQRSLWDNEIEVPLTVDALADLIVDQLDLPTSVNSAANTKEGDQ
- the rpsM gene encoding 30S ribosomal protein S13, translated to MARIAGVDIPREKRIVIALTYIYGIGKTTSQKILAQAEISEDTRVRDLTNDELDRLRAAVDTIKVEGDLRRERALDIKRLQEIGSYRGIRHRRGLPVRGQNTKNNARTRKGKAVAIQGKKK
- a CDS encoding acyltransferase family protein; the protein is MKKNYFTQFDTIRFLAMLGIILYHYLTHRVSGGFLGVDLFLVLSGYLVTSQMESKYEADIQESYFKKTWGRIRKIWWPMVIITMVGLTYLLLFRQQLLVNIGINLTTSLLFVNNWQQILSGSSYFANMLHPSLTTHYWYIAVYMQFMVIWPLFFKVSRRFTKTKWQSGLVMLAAALLSGILMAIVFTPGEDPSRVYYGTDTRFFSIALGGAAAQLLDMDQLATWLKDRVGRFHHFIVDVVLLGLLAILTYGMLHMLDAATFTYYGGMFGFDLLAAVMIALLTYKGSWVGFLLKFKPLRWLGERTFHMYLWYYPINVLFHMVPTSQNWFTNSIWPQVILIIILSCLSYALLEEKRWPVPVFNEVRNNQPVHLFTKVRNLFKEPAPWLTRILFIAFALVFLGGVSAVAVSKPADNVTVEEQQAAQQAKKIEELNKQRAEQEKQADASLSTYKKNLSEASLGFYQGIPDEQARFAYQLSVTFIGDSLMVGESEGLYTLYPNAIVDAAVGRQLYTLIGYPASLDAQGMLQDVVLVDLGANGGFTSAQLSDFLDEIGREKTIFLVNTHVDRPWADDVNKTLAQAASDERDSVYLLDWHDYYTNHAEAPTWLSQDGVHFNSDGGQVWLQFLTNGMYQVLKK
- the rpmJ gene encoding 50S ribosomal protein L36, whose product is MKVRASVKPMCEHCKVIRRNGKVMVICSNPKHKQRQG
- a CDS encoding OsmC family protein, which encodes MAEDKLLYSTRVHNDQGLKGTAWVEGENELRVQTSSPLKADEPGTNPEQLIALSWATCLNATIEIALDRHGIKDVTSEVAIQVDYKLNQETSITYFVFKVDIYIDLARNEADAIVYEAESRCPVSQIIGDYQHVEIVVHAKDE
- the rpsK gene encoding 30S ribosomal protein S11 yields the protein MAKRPVSRKRRVKKNVETGVAHIHSTFNNTIVMITDEHGNAISWSSAGALGFKGSRKSTPYAAQMASETATKAAMDHGMKSVEVSVKGPGSGRESAIRALQAAGLEVTAIRDVTPIPHNGCRPPKRRRV
- the infA gene encoding translation initiation factor IF-1: MSKEDMIEIEGTVTETLPNAMFKVQLENGYEVLAHISGKMRVNYIRILPGDRVKVEMSPYDLTKGRITYRFK
- the rplQ gene encoding 50S ribosomal protein L17, encoding MGYRKLGRTSSQRKAMLRDLTTDLIINERITTTETRAKEIRRTAEKMITLGKRGDLAARRQANQFVRNEIADVRAEGEDIVIESALQKLFNDLGPRYAERQGGYTRILKTEPRRGDAAPMVILELV